From the Halococcus salifodinae DSM 8989 genome, one window contains:
- a CDS encoding histidine kinase N-terminal 7TM domain-containing protein, with translation MTLLAVVYVALLALSAAITGGLAVYAWRRQDEPGAVPFAGLMAATSVWTVCAAATLLTRDPEVHLLIEQGQWAATVFVPVFWVLFALTYTGHDELVSGRTVLLLSIVPVVSLALGLTNPLHGLVWTDTRVYVASGVAIATRLPGDWYWVFVVYAYALIGTGTLLILRLVFVSDYLFTDQAVLLVVGTIVPLVGNAVSVTEVTPLPGIDVTPFAFTVTGITFGYALFRRRLFELVPATRRLGRDTAIATLDDSILILDSNYHVIYVNPEAADVLDCNPREVLSAPAANLIDTSVIEFDVPDALAELHIDGRFYEARSSTITDRRDREIGHTLVLHDITVRKRREHRLRQQRDELAQLDHLNEAIHDSTQAFVSATSRNAIETVVCDRLTASDLYTEASIVVDPTDEIVASDGGEKIEGADTPIVIPTMGSTEEAVSSVSETLPDVLDTEHGSWAVVPLRYGQSIYGTLVLYTTRSDAFESRELTVLGQFGDTISQAINAVENQRLLLADTVTELTFRCPDAALAEVTRKAGCRLSLKGLVPTSDSEMLLYYHAMDGSAQHAVDTASGIDGIDGTRVVDDADDMVEFTLTDRSALLALSEGGANVRTAEADEGEYRVVAEVAPKKDIRALTEHIREYCPRATLAAKRDLDRPVETDQQDALPDDTLDELTDRQREVLEAAYRAGYFRWPRDRTAEEVAESITVSSPTLHKHLRRAEEQLLDSLFDQNDDTDRPRKRESE, from the coding sequence ATGACTCTTTTAGCGGTTGTGTATGTTGCGCTGCTCGCCCTCTCAGCTGCGATCACTGGCGGGCTAGCGGTCTACGCGTGGCGTCGCCAGGACGAACCCGGAGCAGTCCCGTTTGCCGGGTTGATGGCAGCTACGTCCGTCTGGACGGTCTGTGCGGCCGCGACACTACTGACGCGCGACCCAGAGGTACATCTACTCATCGAGCAAGGACAGTGGGCCGCGACCGTATTTGTCCCGGTCTTCTGGGTGCTGTTTGCCCTGACGTACACCGGTCACGACGAACTCGTCTCGGGACGAACTGTGCTATTGCTATCGATAGTTCCGGTGGTGTCACTCGCACTGGGACTGACGAACCCGTTACACGGTCTCGTCTGGACGGACACCCGCGTCTACGTCGCCAGTGGCGTCGCAATCGCTACCAGACTGCCCGGTGATTGGTACTGGGTATTTGTGGTCTACGCTTACGCACTCATAGGGACCGGAACATTGCTGATACTCAGATTGGTGTTTGTCTCCGATTACCTCTTTACTGATCAGGCAGTCCTACTGGTCGTTGGTACGATCGTTCCGCTGGTCGGCAACGCGGTATCTGTGACCGAAGTGACGCCGTTGCCGGGAATCGATGTCACACCGTTTGCGTTCACCGTCACAGGTATCACGTTTGGATACGCACTGTTTCGTCGGCGGTTGTTCGAGTTGGTGCCTGCGACCCGCCGGTTGGGACGCGATACCGCCATCGCCACCCTCGACGACAGTATACTCATTCTCGACAGCAACTATCACGTCATCTATGTCAATCCCGAAGCCGCCGATGTCCTCGACTGCAATCCCCGAGAAGTACTCAGTGCACCAGCAGCAAACCTCATCGACACTTCCGTCATCGAGTTCGATGTACCGGACGCGCTCGCTGAACTCCACATCGATGGGCGATTCTACGAGGCGCGGTCATCTACGATCACGGACCGACGTGACCGCGAAATCGGACATACACTCGTCCTCCACGACATCACCGTGCGCAAGCGCCGCGAGCACCGCCTTCGACAACAGCGTGACGAGCTCGCACAGCTCGATCACCTCAACGAGGCCATCCATGACAGTACTCAAGCATTCGTGAGCGCTACCAGCAGGAACGCCATTGAGACCGTCGTTTGTGACCGGCTGACTGCCTCTGACCTGTACACCGAAGCGAGTATCGTCGTCGACCCAACCGACGAAATCGTTGCCAGTGATGGCGGTGAGAAAATCGAGGGCGCTGACACACCGATAGTGATTCCCACAATGGGATCTACTGAAGAGGCGGTTTCGTCGGTTTCCGAGACACTGCCCGACGTTCTCGATACCGAACACGGCTCGTGGGCGGTTGTCCCATTGAGATACGGCCAATCGATCTACGGTACGCTCGTTCTCTACACGACGCGCTCCGACGCGTTCGAGTCACGAGAGCTCACGGTTCTCGGCCAGTTCGGCGATACGATTAGTCAAGCCATCAATGCCGTCGAGAACCAACGGCTGCTGCTCGCCGACACTGTGACCGAACTCACGTTTCGGTGCCCCGACGCCGCGCTCGCGGAAGTCACGAGGAAAGCCGGCTGTCGTCTCTCTCTCAAAGGACTCGTGCCCACGAGTGATAGTGAAATGCTCCTCTACTACCACGCCATGGATGGCTCCGCACAACACGCTGTGGACACCGCGTCAGGGATCGACGGAATCGACGGTACCCGGGTAGTCGATGACGCAGACGACATGGTCGAGTTCACACTGACGGATCGGTCGGCACTACTGGCACTCTCGGAAGGCGGAGCGAACGTCCGTACTGCGGAGGCCGACGAGGGAGAGTATCGGGTGGTCGCCGAGGTCGCTCCAAAGAAGGATATTCGGGCACTCACGGAGCACATCCGCGAATACTGTCCGAGAGCGACGCTGGCCGCAAAACGTGACCTCGACCGCCCGGTAGAGACGGATCAACAGGATGCGCTCCCTGACGATACTCTTGACGAACTCACCGACCGTCAGCGAGAAGTGCTGGAGGCTGCCTATCGCGCTGGATACTTCCGGTGGCCCCGCGATCGGACTGCGGAGGAAGTCGCCGAATCGATCACTGTTAGTTCACCGACTCTCCACAAACATCTCCGGCGCGCAGAAGAACAGCTACTGGATAGCCTGTTCGACCAGAACGACGACACCGATCGACCACGAAAACGGGAGAGTGAGTGA
- a CDS encoding NAD-dependent epimerase/dehydratase family protein, with amino-acid sequence MDCSGKRLLVTGGAGLVGSHLAARLADDNEVIVADDLSKGDRERVPDGTEFVEADMTDPDDVARVVTDDLDGVFHFAAYTDTNYANPRQLFEENGAMTYNVLERMHEVGVSNIAFTSSSTVYGEAPMPTPEDYAPLEPISIYGASKLADEGILSTYAHSHDFTVWLFRFANIVGPHQRGNVVPDFIEKLDDDPSELEILGDGRQEKSYLHVTDCVEAIQHVVEHADQSMNTYNLGTRTTTSVTRIADIVADEMGLDPEYAYTGGDRGWTGDVPRMRLSVEKLAALGWSPELSSDEAVRRGARELIAELT; translated from the coding sequence ATGGATTGTTCCGGCAAACGGCTGCTCGTGACCGGCGGGGCGGGTCTCGTGGGCTCGCATCTCGCGGCACGACTCGCCGATGACAACGAGGTGATCGTCGCGGACGACCTCTCGAAAGGCGATCGTGAGCGGGTTCCCGATGGGACCGAATTCGTCGAAGCCGACATGACCGATCCCGACGACGTGGCACGGGTCGTCACCGACGATCTCGACGGCGTGTTCCACTTCGCGGCGTACACCGACACCAACTACGCGAACCCCCGCCAGCTGTTCGAGGAGAACGGCGCGATGACGTACAACGTCCTCGAACGCATGCACGAGGTCGGGGTCTCGAACATCGCCTTCACCTCCTCGTCGACGGTGTACGGCGAAGCGCCGATGCCGACGCCCGAGGATTACGCCCCGCTCGAACCCATCAGCATCTACGGCGCGAGCAAACTCGCCGACGAGGGCATCCTCTCGACGTACGCTCACTCCCACGACTTCACGGTGTGGCTGTTCCGCTTTGCGAACATCGTCGGGCCACACCAGCGCGGCAACGTCGTGCCGGATTTCATCGAGAAGCTCGACGACGATCCCAGTGAGTTGGAGATCCTCGGCGACGGCCGCCAGGAGAAGTCCTACCTCCACGTCACGGACTGCGTCGAGGCCATCCAGCACGTTGTCGAACACGCCGACCAGTCGATGAACACCTACAACCTCGGAACGCGGACCACGACCTCGGTCACCCGGATCGCGGACATCGTCGCCGACGAGATGGGGCTCGATCCAGAGTACGCCTACACCGGCGGCGACCGCGGCTGGACCGGGGACGTTCCCCGGATGCGTCTCTCGGTCGAGAAGCTCGCCGCGCTCGGGTGGTCGCCCGAACTGTCGAGCGACGAAGCGGTCCGGCGCGGTGCGCGCGAGCTCATCGCGGAGCTGACCTGA
- a CDS encoding tRNA (cytidine(56)-2'-O)-methyltransferase produces MQDEPPVWVLRLGHRPGRDERMSTHVGLTARALGADRVIFAGSADGPKETVSDITERFGGPFDVEIRDSYRPLLREWDGQMVHLTMYGLPIEDCAPDIRTAHRSAPLLVVVGAEKVAGEVYDAADWNVGVTNQPHSEVASLAVFLDRLFEGRELDREWEDAERTVVPQERGKRVVNPDDSSTAERTERSE; encoded by the coding sequence ATGCAGGACGAACCCCCGGTCTGGGTGCTCCGGCTCGGCCATCGACCGGGCCGCGACGAACGGATGAGCACCCACGTCGGTCTGACTGCGCGCGCACTCGGGGCTGATCGGGTGATCTTCGCCGGCAGCGCCGACGGACCAAAAGAGACGGTCTCCGACATCACCGAGCGCTTCGGCGGCCCGTTCGACGTCGAGATACGCGACTCGTACCGACCGTTGCTCCGCGAGTGGGACGGACAGATGGTTCATCTCACGATGTACGGTCTCCCGATCGAGGACTGTGCGCCCGACATCCGGACCGCCCACCGCTCCGCACCGCTACTCGTGGTCGTCGGTGCGGAGAAAGTCGCTGGAGAGGTGTACGACGCCGCCGACTGGAACGTCGGGGTCACCAACCAGCCCCACTCCGAGGTCGCCTCGCTCGCCGTCTTCCTCGATCGACTGTTCGAGGGCCGCGAGCTCGATCGGGAGTGGGAGGACGCCGAGCGAACGGTCGTCCCGCAGGAGCGTGGCAAACGTGTCGTGAATCCGGACGACTCGTCGACCGCCGAGCGGACGGAGCGATCGGAGTAA
- the cysE gene encoding serine O-acetyltransferase: MLSFLDRIREDVRTAFTKDPAAKDTIEVLLAYPGLHAIWAYRIANALWKRDHRLAGRLLSHIARFLTGVEIHPGAEIGDRFFIDHGAGIVIGETAEIGDDAMLYQGVTLGGDSLEDKKRHPTLEDGATVGSNATVLGPITIGEGASVGAGSVVLESVPPNCTVVGNPAKLVGECQEDESIELGSGFPD, from the coding sequence ATGCTCTCGTTCCTCGACCGAATCCGGGAGGACGTCCGGACGGCGTTCACCAAGGACCCTGCGGCGAAGGACACGATCGAGGTGCTCCTCGCGTATCCGGGGCTCCACGCCATCTGGGCCTACCGGATCGCCAACGCGCTCTGGAAGCGCGACCACCGCCTCGCTGGACGACTCCTCTCCCATATCGCTCGCTTTCTCACCGGCGTCGAGATCCACCCAGGGGCCGAGATCGGCGATCGATTCTTCATCGATCACGGCGCGGGCATCGTGATCGGCGAGACAGCAGAGATCGGTGACGACGCCATGCTCTATCAGGGTGTGACTCTCGGTGGCGACTCGCTGGAGGACAAAAAGCGCCACCCGACCCTCGAAGACGGCGCGACCGTCGGCTCGAATGCGACGGTGTTGGGGCCCATCACCATCGGCGAGGGCGCGAGCGTCGGGGCCGGATCCGTCGTGTTGGAGTCGGTGCCGCCGAACTGCACCGTCGTCGGCAACCCCGCGAAGCTCGTCGGCGAGTGCCAAGAGGACGAATCGATCGAGCTCGGTAGCGGCTTTCCCGACTGA
- a CDS encoding acyl-CoA dehydrogenase — MDFSRSAEQKQIAEMVAEFVDEEIKPRAAEIDHEDEFPHDLVDEMAELGLMGMPFPEEYGGAGLDYHSYAIGLSEIARGSGGLGTVVAAHISLAGNMLYEFGSESQKEEYLTPLAEGEDIGAFALSEAGAGSDVPAMETTAEKDGDEYVVDGGKLWISNGSVADTVTLFAKTDPDAGNKGISSFVVRPDEDDGFHVEGTEDKLGDKGCPTAELRFDGMRIPEERRLGEEGRGFVHALKTLNGGRITIAARGVGIAQAALDEALQYSQDREQFDQPISDFQTIQHKLADMDTKLQAARLLMHQAADLKIRGEDYRKEASQAKLYASEISREVANEGIQIHGGYGYTKDFPAERFYRDAKLNEIYEGTSEVLRNTIAQQLLD; from the coding sequence ATGGACTTCAGCCGGTCGGCCGAGCAGAAACAGATCGCGGAGATGGTCGCGGAGTTCGTCGACGAGGAGATCAAACCCCGTGCAGCCGAAATCGACCACGAGGACGAGTTCCCGCACGATCTCGTCGACGAGATGGCGGAGCTGGGACTCATGGGAATGCCGTTCCCCGAGGAGTACGGCGGCGCGGGACTCGACTATCACTCCTATGCGATCGGACTCTCGGAGATCGCACGGGGTTCGGGCGGGCTCGGTACCGTGGTCGCCGCCCACATCAGCCTCGCGGGCAACATGCTCTACGAGTTCGGTTCCGAATCCCAGAAAGAGGAGTACCTGACGCCGCTCGCGGAAGGGGAAGACATCGGCGCGTTCGCGCTCTCGGAGGCGGGCGCGGGCAGCGACGTGCCCGCGATGGAGACCACGGCAGAGAAAGACGGCGACGAGTACGTGGTCGACGGCGGCAAGCTCTGGATTTCCAATGGCTCGGTCGCCGACACCGTCACCCTGTTCGCGAAAACCGATCCCGACGCGGGTAACAAGGGGATCTCCTCGTTCGTCGTCCGTCCCGACGAGGACGACGGCTTTCACGTCGAGGGGACCGAGGACAAGCTCGGCGACAAGGGCTGTCCGACCGCGGAGCTGCGCTTCGACGGAATGCGCATCCCCGAGGAACGGCGACTCGGCGAGGAAGGCCGCGGGTTCGTCCACGCGCTCAAGACCCTCAATGGCGGTCGGATCACGATCGCCGCCCGCGGGGTGGGGATCGCCCAGGCCGCCCTCGACGAGGCGCTCCAGTATTCGCAGGACCGCGAACAGTTCGACCAGCCCATCAGCGACTTCCAGACCATCCAGCACAAGCTCGCGGATATGGACACCAAGCTCCAGGCCGCCCGGCTGTTGATGCACCAGGCGGCCGACCTGAAGATCCGTGGCGAGGACTACAGAAAGGAAGCCTCCCAGGCGAAGCTCTACGCCAGCGAGATCAGCAGAGAAGTCGCGAACGAGGGCATCCAGATCCACGGCGGCTACGGCTACACCAAGGACTTCCCCGCCGAGCGCTTCTACCGGGACGCCAAGCTCAACGAGATCTACGAGGGCACGAGCGAGGTGCTCAGAAACACGATCGCCCAGCAACTGCTCGACTGA
- a CDS encoding cupin domain-containing protein: MEIRSAADIESTEAVEGAHLQRLAGGEKANVQRFVIDPGAVVPEHSHPHEQVGYVIEGELTFTVDGEERIVGAGDSYVLAGDEPHRAENHGTDRAIGLDVFSPPRDDPDWEG; encoded by the coding sequence ATGGAGATCCGTTCGGCGGCCGATATCGAAAGCACCGAAGCGGTCGAGGGCGCTCACCTGCAGCGCCTGGCCGGTGGCGAGAAGGCGAACGTCCAGCGGTTCGTGATCGATCCCGGGGCCGTCGTCCCGGAGCACAGCCACCCACACGAGCAGGTCGGCTACGTGATCGAAGGGGAGCTGACGTTCACCGTCGACGGCGAGGAGCGTATCGTCGGCGCGGGCGACTCGTACGTTCTCGCTGGCGACGAACCCCACCGTGCGGAGAACCACGGCACGGACCGGGCGATCGGCCTCGACGTCTTCAGCCCGCCGCGGGACGATCCCGACTGGGAGGGATAG
- a CDS encoding BsuPI-related putative proteinase inhibitor, with protein sequence MTLTGTLDTRTDEDRVAFVFTVENEGSEPATLSFRDSCTADFAVLDGDDERWRWSQGRMFTQALQSQELAPGETVTYEGEWGSPDTGTHTVVATLEAENHDCEARTELTI encoded by the coding sequence ATGACGCTCACCGGAACGCTCGACACCCGGACGGACGAGGATCGAGTCGCGTTCGTCTTCACCGTCGAAAACGAGGGTAGCGAGCCCGCGACGCTCTCCTTTCGTGACTCCTGCACCGCGGACTTCGCGGTACTCGACGGCGACGACGAGCGCTGGCGGTGGTCACAGGGACGGATGTTCACCCAGGCGCTCCAATCCCAAGAGCTCGCACCCGGTGAGACCGTCACCTACGAGGGCGAATGGGGGAGTCCAGACACGGGCACCCACACCGTCGTAGCGACCCTCGAAGCCGAGAATCACGACTGCGAAGCACGAACCGAGCTTACGATCTGA
- a CDS encoding AzlD family protein, producing the protein MGSALALDPAVLTLVAGMALVTYATKAGGLWLVGRVDLSERAEAGLDVLPGAVVVAFVAPALAKGGVPEWIAAATTVAVARKTGNLLLSLAVGVGTVLAVRQVV; encoded by the coding sequence ATGGGTAGCGCACTCGCACTCGATCCGGCAGTGCTCACCCTCGTCGCCGGGATGGCGCTCGTCACGTACGCCACCAAGGCCGGCGGGCTCTGGCTGGTGGGTCGCGTCGACCTCTCCGAACGGGCCGAAGCCGGACTCGACGTCCTTCCGGGTGCGGTCGTCGTCGCCTTCGTCGCGCCTGCGCTCGCCAAGGGCGGCGTTCCCGAGTGGATCGCCGCAGCCACCACTGTCGCGGTCGCCCGCAAAACCGGGAACCTGTTGCTGTCGCTCGCGGTCGGCGTCGGGACCGTGCTGGCGGTCAGGCAGGTCGTGTAG
- a CDS encoding DsbA family protein: MNRRRALLGVAGLATTALAGCLGGGASGGSGSSGNASGQSGDALPAPVKGDAEASVTVAVFEDFACSHCRTYNVDVLPQIQSEYIDSGTIRYEHWDMPVVNDQSNYAANAARAVQDRTDDAAFWRYAGLLFENQSSLGEELYGSLANQLDLEAEPVRTAAMNQSYESTVMGNRDQGEQRGVTGTPTVFVNDTAVSGYSFDAISSAIESAR, encoded by the coding sequence ATGAATCGCCGCCGAGCGCTGCTCGGGGTCGCCGGCCTCGCCACGACCGCGCTCGCCGGCTGTCTCGGTGGCGGTGCGTCGGGAGGCTCCGGGAGTTCGGGCAACGCGAGCGGCCAGAGCGGCGATGCGCTCCCGGCCCCGGTCAAGGGCGACGCCGAGGCGAGCGTGACCGTCGCGGTCTTCGAGGACTTCGCGTGTTCGCACTGCCGGACGTACAACGTCGATGTCCTGCCACAGATCCAGTCCGAGTACATCGACTCCGGCACGATCCGGTACGAACACTGGGACATGCCCGTCGTCAACGACCAGTCGAACTACGCGGCGAACGCCGCCCGCGCGGTGCAGGACCGTACCGACGACGCGGCGTTCTGGCGGTACGCCGGTCTGCTCTTCGAGAATCAGTCGTCACTCGGCGAGGAGCTCTACGGCTCGCTGGCGAACCAGCTCGATCTCGAAGCCGAGCCCGTCCGCACCGCCGCGATGAACCAGTCGTACGAATCGACGGTCATGGGGAATCGCGACCAGGGCGAGCAGCGCGGCGTGACCGGGACGCCGACGGTCTTCGTCAACGATACCGCCGTCTCCGGGTACTCCTTCGACGCGATCAGCTCGGCCATCGAGTCGGCACGATAG
- a CDS encoding helix-turn-helix transcriptional regulator: protein MDTTAFITLVRRAPALAALREQPLDRRDLETCLDVSKPTVHRLTRTLSEMGLVERSNGVFALTGLGKAVADMVAEFTRNVETAYRLTPLLETIQDRYPAFDVAAFADATVTTAEPSDPYRPVQRYYSLIEETRVLRGFDTTTLSPQHIDAVHRRVCDGMETELVYPPAVAAHLLSAHPEQMAEMVESGSLDVRVHADISHGLALFDERVGIGSYCQTTGALQAFIDTDEPAAYEWAETIYDAYWTEAERFEMHPSPSLRPV, encoded by the coding sequence ATGGACACAACTGCGTTCATCACGCTCGTCAGGCGCGCGCCAGCGCTCGCCGCGCTGCGCGAGCAGCCACTGGATCGTCGTGACCTCGAAACGTGCCTCGACGTGTCGAAACCGACCGTCCACCGGCTCACGCGGACACTGAGTGAAATGGGTCTCGTCGAGAGATCGAACGGAGTGTTCGCGCTCACGGGATTGGGCAAAGCGGTCGCCGACATGGTCGCCGAATTCACGCGGAACGTCGAGACGGCCTACCGGCTCACTCCCCTCCTGGAGACCATCCAAGACCGATACCCCGCCTTCGATGTCGCAGCATTCGCAGACGCGACTGTGACAACTGCCGAGCCGAGCGACCCCTATCGTCCAGTGCAGCGGTACTACTCACTCATCGAGGAAACGAGGGTCCTGCGTGGATTCGACACCACGACACTCTCACCACAGCACATCGATGCGGTACACAGGCGGGTTTGTGACGGTATGGAGACGGAACTCGTCTATCCACCGGCCGTCGCCGCTCATCTTCTATCGGCACATCCAGAACAGATGGCAGAGATGGTCGAGAGCGGTTCTCTCGATGTTCGCGTTCATGCTGACATCTCGCACGGACTTGCCCTCTTCGATGAACGGGTCGGGATCGGGAGTTACTGTCAGACTACTGGCGCGCTACAGGCATTTATCGACACCGACGAGCCCGCCGCGTACGAGTGGGCCGAAACGATATACGACGCCTATTGGACAGAGGCCGAACGGTTCGAGATGCACCCCAGTCCTTCTCTGCGGCCCGTCTAA
- a CDS encoding DUF2797 domain-containing protein, which produces MQVVGYDSRPDEPALLIAVAGDVRREALAPGTKLTYTLGERHCAGTIDGETHIACDRERAPYCELHTVPWAVANNRDSDDEHAIYLAAFAPRVFKVGVTRSERLDTRLREQGADRAAHVEIAPDGRIARKRETAIADDHGVTERVRVPTKIRGLADIVDVEAWDELLSTFEVRDEFAFEDELDLAERPVAETLLTGTVRGVKGRVLVLDHAGTTYAVDLRSLVGHELTTGATDRTLQASLTGFQ; this is translated from the coding sequence GTGCAGGTCGTCGGCTACGATTCCCGGCCGGACGAGCCAGCCCTCCTGATCGCCGTGGCGGGCGACGTGCGCCGTGAGGCGCTGGCCCCCGGGACGAAACTCACCTACACGCTCGGTGAGCGTCACTGTGCAGGCACGATCGACGGCGAGACGCACATCGCGTGCGACCGCGAGCGTGCGCCGTACTGTGAACTCCACACCGTGCCGTGGGCCGTGGCGAACAACCGCGATTCCGACGACGAGCACGCGATCTACCTCGCGGCGTTCGCACCCCGGGTGTTCAAGGTGGGCGTCACCCGATCAGAGCGACTCGACACGAGGCTGCGCGAGCAGGGGGCCGACCGTGCCGCACACGTCGAGATCGCCCCGGACGGCCGGATCGCGCGCAAGCGCGAGACTGCGATCGCCGACGACCACGGTGTTACCGAGCGGGTGCGAGTGCCGACCAAAATTCGGGGACTCGCCGACATCGTGGATGTGGAGGCCTGGGACGAACTGCTTTCGACGTTCGAGGTCCGCGACGAGTTCGCCTTCGAGGACGAACTCGATCTCGCCGAGCGTCCAGTCGCGGAGACGCTTCTCACCGGAACCGTGCGTGGCGTCAAGGGTCGTGTGCTGGTGCTCGATCACGCCGGGACGACCTATGCAGTCGATCTCCGGAGTTTGGTTGGCCACGAACTCACGACCGGCGCGACCGACCGGACGCTCCAGGCCAGCCTCACCGGGTTTCAGTGA
- a CDS encoding AzlC family ABC transporter permease encodes MADTDTSRERAATDRDSTNETTPRSTPSSERGDVTFTLAGVREGFVTGFPVAIGVAGYGVVFGVLAGRAGLSVAEAGLMSATVLAGAAQLIAVELWADSVPAITVVATVGIVNLRYLLLGAALRPWFRHLSPRAAYGSVFFTADENWALTIATLRAGSRRGAFLLGSGLILWGLWIVATVVGVTAGDLVGDPAQYGLDFVVIALFLTLAAGLWEGRESVRPWLAAAGVALATNAVLPGEWYVIVGALAGAGIEMVTHDG; translated from the coding sequence GTGGCTGACACCGACACGTCGAGGGAGCGAGCCGCGACGGACCGGGACTCGACGAACGAGACGACCCCGCGATCGACGCCTTCGAGCGAGAGAGGGGACGTCACGTTCACGCTCGCGGGCGTCCGTGAGGGGTTCGTCACCGGGTTCCCGGTCGCGATCGGCGTCGCGGGCTACGGCGTCGTCTTCGGCGTGCTCGCCGGCCGTGCCGGGCTGAGCGTCGCGGAGGCCGGGCTGATGAGCGCGACTGTGCTTGCGGGGGCCGCACAGCTCATCGCGGTCGAGCTCTGGGCAGATTCAGTCCCAGCGATCACCGTCGTCGCCACGGTCGGGATCGTCAACCTCCGGTATCTCCTGCTCGGGGCCGCGCTCCGGCCGTGGTTTCGCCACCTCTCGCCGCGTGCAGCCTACGGCAGCGTCTTCTTCACCGCCGACGAGAACTGGGCGCTCACGATCGCGACGCTCCGGGCGGGCAGCCGACGGGGTGCGTTCCTCCTCGGTAGCGGACTGATTCTCTGGGGACTGTGGATCGTCGCGACCGTCGTCGGCGTGACTGCTGGCGATCTCGTTGGCGACCCCGCACAGTACGGGCTCGACTTCGTCGTGATCGCGCTCTTCCTCACGCTCGCCGCCGGACTCTGGGAGGGTCGCGAGTCCGTCCGACCGTGGCTTGCTGCCGCTGGCGTCGCGCTCGCCACGAACGCCGTCCTTCCCGGCGAGTGGTACGTCATCGTCGGTGCGCTCGCCGGTGCTGGGATCGAGATGGTGACTCACGATGGGTAG
- a CDS encoding DUF7111 family protein yields MTDGTAEANGITARYTETETERVLAFESEGQTAAIAQNREGYAMLKVRPTVESDELERYYGFDMALDHAAELLGASPNDLPVPDPAADMGM; encoded by the coding sequence ATGACCGACGGGACCGCCGAGGCGAACGGTATCACCGCCCGCTACACCGAAACCGAGACCGAGCGCGTGCTCGCGTTCGAGTCCGAGGGGCAGACTGCAGCGATCGCCCAGAACCGCGAAGGATACGCGATGCTCAAGGTGCGACCGACAGTCGAAAGCGACGAACTCGAACGGTACTACGGGTTCGACATGGCGCTCGACCACGCCGCCGAACTTCTGGGGGCATCGCCGAACGATCTTCCGGTGCCCGATCCCGCTGCCGACATGGGGATGTAG
- a CDS encoding DUF4870 domain-containing protein gives MASSTQDIDIEQEPAAPAAESESGLDSNVAGALSYLFGIVSGLIFFLIEKDDRFVRWHAAQSMAFNGLLIVTYIALTFFGTVVSVASFGSSSGMFLVGSLFSLILGLVWLVVAVGGFAAWVYLLVKAYQGETPRLPVAAGIADKLV, from the coding sequence ATGGCAAGCAGCACACAAGATATCGACATCGAACAAGAGCCCGCGGCACCGGCTGCGGAGAGCGAATCGGGACTAGACAGCAACGTCGCGGGGGCACTATCATACCTGTTCGGCATCGTGTCGGGACTGATCTTCTTCCTGATCGAGAAGGATGACCGATTCGTGCGGTGGCACGCCGCTCAGAGCATGGCGTTCAACGGTCTGCTCATTGTGACGTACATCGCCCTCACCTTCTTTGGGACGGTTGTATCGGTAGCATCGTTCGGCAGCAGTTCGGGCATGTTCCTCGTCGGGAGTCTGTTCTCGCTGATCCTCGGACTTGTGTGGCTCGTTGTTGCCGTCGGTGGGTTCGCCGCGTGGGTCTACCTGCTGGTCAAGGCCTACCAGGGTGAGACACCCCGCCTTCCGGTGGCGGCGGGCATCGCCGATAAGTTGGTCTGA